Proteins encoded by one window of Channa argus isolate prfri chromosome 13, Channa argus male v1.0, whole genome shotgun sequence:
- the ttll10 gene encoding protein polyglycylase TTLL10 isoform X2, protein MQEDAGGGELPASPDHSGVSGVTSDDVPETKSISHMTVSKEKRDGGSGAGLMKQYLWKSFPRSLPICSYRDREQQAEEPRGAGPFYFIGGANGAEIVSCYCESKGWRRIYNKNREDFKLKWCENKSASNYYNFREGEQLLYQIPNNKVLTTKIGLLSSLREYERVCSKINHGQGFRRLKMEEFIPTTFRMDIREEREAFFAQQKDMCNSESHMWICKPTGLNQGRGIFLLKNQDDVAAFRLKLHHIEDSQANKKMHHLQPQAHIVQHYIQNPLLLKGKKFDVRSYLLIACTAPYMVFFRHGYVRLTCDLYDPSSNNLSAHLTNQYMQKKNPLYNELKEDTVWSMERFNAHINDGFQVAKGLPRDWVLGTFAKRMQRIMIQCFLAVKSKLRSRLGFFDLIGCDFLIDEEFKVWLLELNCNPALHTNCKVLKEVIPSTVVETLDLTLEIFNKCRLRQNILPLASQREFVLIYNGVFSPISTLAKSNTLSEFQQKTTQKTESRWHKSGKEEKCVPFASSNNSENVSVSPEGSGSSVSGQHGSCATVTSPLHQNSSSVQGGSHLRGSNNSKQTVNKVKTQRSEKPKPRAELKMNKCILRYHVKVADDPKSQQMNMILPLSSPALTKGTSTGGAPETTQFPQHPRCSVCVDKCERGEEIQ, encoded by the exons ATGCAGGAGgatgcaggaggaggagaactgCCTGCATCACCTGACCATAGTGGCGTGTCAGGAGTGACATCAGATGATGTACCGGAGACCAAAAGCATTTCCCACATGACTGTCAGCAAGGAGAAGCGAGATGGAGGgtcag GTGCAGGCCTAATGAAACAATACCTCTGGAAGTCCTTTCCAAGGAGCTTGCCGATCTGCTCCTACCGAGACAGGGAGCAGCAGGCAGAGGAACCCCGGGGGGCTGGCCCTTTCTATTTCATTGGAGGAGCCAATGGAGCGGAAAT AGTGAGCTGTTACTGTGAGAGCAAAGGATGGAGGAGGatttacaacaaaaacaggGAGGATTTCAAACTCAAGTGGTGTGAGAACAAATCTGCATCGAACTACTATAACTTTCGAGAAG GTGAGCAGTTGCTGTACCAGATTCCTAACAACAAGGTGCTCACGACAAAGATCGGCCTTCTCAGCAGTCTGCGGGAGTACGAGCGAGTCTGCAGCAAAATCAATCACGGTCAAGGATTTAG GAGGTTGAAAATGGAAGAGTTCATTCCCACTACCTTTCGCATGGATatcagagaagagagggaggctTTCTTTGCTCAGCAGAAAG ATATGTGTAACAGTGAAAGTCACATGTGGATCTGTAAGCCGACGGGTCTGAACCAGGGCAGAGGGATATTCCTCCTGAAGAATCAAGACGACGTAGCTGCCTTCAGATTAAAGCTGCACCACATCGAGGACAGCCAAGCCAACAAGAAGATGCACCACCTGCAACCTCAGGCTCATATTGTTCAGCA TTACATCCAGAATCCGCTGCTCCTAAAGGGGAAAAAGTTTGACGTACGATCTTACCTTCTGATCGCCTGCACTGCACCTTACATGGTCTTCTTTCGCCATGGATATGTGCGACTGACCTGTGACCTCTACGACCCGAGCTCCAACAACCTTTCTGCCCACCTGACCAATCAG TACATGCAGAAGAAGAACCCTCTGTACAATGAGCTGAAGGAGGACACTGTGTGGTCTATGGAGAGATTCAACGCCCACATCAACGACGGGTTTCAGGTTGCCAAGGGTCTGCCCAGGGACTGGGTGCTGGGCACTTTTGCA AAGCGAATGCAGCGGATCATGATACAGTGTTTCTTAGCAGTCAAATCTAAGTTACGCTCCCGCCTGGGCTTCTTTGACTTGATTGGCTGTGACTTCTTGATTGATGAGGAATTCAAG GTGTGGCTTCTGGAGCTAAACTGTAATCCAGCTCTCCATACAAACTGTAAGGTGCTGAAGGAAGTGATACCCAGCACTGTTGTAGAGACACTGG ATCTAACTCTAGAGATCTTCAACAAGTGTCGTCTCAGGCAGAACATTCTTCCTTTGGCCAGTCAGAGGGAGTTTGTACTGATTTATAATGGAGTCTTTTCTCCTATTTCAACACTGGCTAAGAGCAACACATTGAGTGAAttccaacaaaaaacaacccaaaaaactgaaagcagaTGGCATAAGtcaggaaaagaggaaaaatgtgtcCCCTTTGCATCTTCTAATAATTCGGAGAATGTCTCAGTGAGTCCTGAAGGAAGTGGCAGTTCAGTGTCCGGCCAACATGGCAGCTGTGCCACTGTGACCTCACCTCTCCATCAAAATTCATCATCAGTGCAGGGAGGTTCACATTTACGtggcagcaacaacagcaaacagactgtcaataaagtaaaaacccAAAGGAGTGAAAAGCCCAAGCCTCGGGCCGAACTCAAgatgaacaaatgtattttgcGTTACCATGTGAAGGTGGCAGATGACCCAAAGAGTCAGCAGATGAACATGATCCTGCCACTGTCATCACCAGCGCTGACTAAAGGCACTTCCACCGGTGGTGCTCCAGAGACAACGCAGTTTCCTCAGCATCCTagatgttctgtgtgtgtggacaaatgtgaaagaggagaggaaatcCAGTAA
- the ttll10 gene encoding protein polyglycylase TTLL10 isoform X1: MQEDAGGGELPASPDHSGVSGVTSDDVPETKSISHMTVSKEKRDGGSVTGAGLMKQYLWKSFPRSLPICSYRDREQQAEEPRGAGPFYFIGGANGAEIVSCYCESKGWRRIYNKNREDFKLKWCENKSASNYYNFREGEQLLYQIPNNKVLTTKIGLLSSLREYERVCSKINHGQGFRRLKMEEFIPTTFRMDIREEREAFFAQQKDMCNSESHMWICKPTGLNQGRGIFLLKNQDDVAAFRLKLHHIEDSQANKKMHHLQPQAHIVQHYIQNPLLLKGKKFDVRSYLLIACTAPYMVFFRHGYVRLTCDLYDPSSNNLSAHLTNQYMQKKNPLYNELKEDTVWSMERFNAHINDGFQVAKGLPRDWVLGTFAKRMQRIMIQCFLAVKSKLRSRLGFFDLIGCDFLIDEEFKVWLLELNCNPALHTNCKVLKEVIPSTVVETLDLTLEIFNKCRLRQNILPLASQREFVLIYNGVFSPISTLAKSNTLSEFQQKTTQKTESRWHKSGKEEKCVPFASSNNSENVSVSPEGSGSSVSGQHGSCATVTSPLHQNSSSVQGGSHLRGSNNSKQTVNKVKTQRSEKPKPRAELKMNKCILRYHVKVADDPKSQQMNMILPLSSPALTKGTSTGGAPETTQFPQHPRCSVCVDKCERGEEIQ, translated from the exons ATGCAGGAGgatgcaggaggaggagaactgCCTGCATCACCTGACCATAGTGGCGTGTCAGGAGTGACATCAGATGATGTACCGGAGACCAAAAGCATTTCCCACATGACTGTCAGCAAGGAGAAGCGAGATGGAGGgtcag TAACAGGTGCAGGCCTAATGAAACAATACCTCTGGAAGTCCTTTCCAAGGAGCTTGCCGATCTGCTCCTACCGAGACAGGGAGCAGCAGGCAGAGGAACCCCGGGGGGCTGGCCCTTTCTATTTCATTGGAGGAGCCAATGGAGCGGAAAT AGTGAGCTGTTACTGTGAGAGCAAAGGATGGAGGAGGatttacaacaaaaacaggGAGGATTTCAAACTCAAGTGGTGTGAGAACAAATCTGCATCGAACTACTATAACTTTCGAGAAG GTGAGCAGTTGCTGTACCAGATTCCTAACAACAAGGTGCTCACGACAAAGATCGGCCTTCTCAGCAGTCTGCGGGAGTACGAGCGAGTCTGCAGCAAAATCAATCACGGTCAAGGATTTAG GAGGTTGAAAATGGAAGAGTTCATTCCCACTACCTTTCGCATGGATatcagagaagagagggaggctTTCTTTGCTCAGCAGAAAG ATATGTGTAACAGTGAAAGTCACATGTGGATCTGTAAGCCGACGGGTCTGAACCAGGGCAGAGGGATATTCCTCCTGAAGAATCAAGACGACGTAGCTGCCTTCAGATTAAAGCTGCACCACATCGAGGACAGCCAAGCCAACAAGAAGATGCACCACCTGCAACCTCAGGCTCATATTGTTCAGCA TTACATCCAGAATCCGCTGCTCCTAAAGGGGAAAAAGTTTGACGTACGATCTTACCTTCTGATCGCCTGCACTGCACCTTACATGGTCTTCTTTCGCCATGGATATGTGCGACTGACCTGTGACCTCTACGACCCGAGCTCCAACAACCTTTCTGCCCACCTGACCAATCAG TACATGCAGAAGAAGAACCCTCTGTACAATGAGCTGAAGGAGGACACTGTGTGGTCTATGGAGAGATTCAACGCCCACATCAACGACGGGTTTCAGGTTGCCAAGGGTCTGCCCAGGGACTGGGTGCTGGGCACTTTTGCA AAGCGAATGCAGCGGATCATGATACAGTGTTTCTTAGCAGTCAAATCTAAGTTACGCTCCCGCCTGGGCTTCTTTGACTTGATTGGCTGTGACTTCTTGATTGATGAGGAATTCAAG GTGTGGCTTCTGGAGCTAAACTGTAATCCAGCTCTCCATACAAACTGTAAGGTGCTGAAGGAAGTGATACCCAGCACTGTTGTAGAGACACTGG ATCTAACTCTAGAGATCTTCAACAAGTGTCGTCTCAGGCAGAACATTCTTCCTTTGGCCAGTCAGAGGGAGTTTGTACTGATTTATAATGGAGTCTTTTCTCCTATTTCAACACTGGCTAAGAGCAACACATTGAGTGAAttccaacaaaaaacaacccaaaaaactgaaagcagaTGGCATAAGtcaggaaaagaggaaaaatgtgtcCCCTTTGCATCTTCTAATAATTCGGAGAATGTCTCAGTGAGTCCTGAAGGAAGTGGCAGTTCAGTGTCCGGCCAACATGGCAGCTGTGCCACTGTGACCTCACCTCTCCATCAAAATTCATCATCAGTGCAGGGAGGTTCACATTTACGtggcagcaacaacagcaaacagactgtcaataaagtaaaaacccAAAGGAGTGAAAAGCCCAAGCCTCGGGCCGAACTCAAgatgaacaaatgtattttgcGTTACCATGTGAAGGTGGCAGATGACCCAAAGAGTCAGCAGATGAACATGATCCTGCCACTGTCATCACCAGCGCTGACTAAAGGCACTTCCACCGGTGGTGCTCCAGAGACAACGCAGTTTCCTCAGCATCCTagatgttctgtgtgtgtggacaaatgtgaaagaggagaggaaatcCAGTAA